The following are encoded together in the Oceanobacillus zhaokaii genome:
- a CDS encoding Ger(x)C family spore germination protein, with the protein MLKRKKLILISLIIPIFLTGCWGRVEIENRGFVIGTAIDLEGKQGNEKYELLMTNQLINPAAASTPSNGGGGGQKGFINISAKSESLFTASRKMRSSTNLIPYYQHLKVILVSEEVLSEPGLFSDVMDVFVRNHELRRGVKVFVTEEEANKVLEYVPEIEKTPAMFLDKLTENSKNSGVPEPKKVDRLQNNFIYERSYFIPRIKLESNEIVYEDAVVVQGSNNQMVGMLNAEETKGLLYIIDNTKGGSIETKFNGNLVAVETSRTRPKITLTKKDKENLRFSLKVNFEGSIEEHFGKVNVLKEKTIAEIETAVEKDIKKMVERTIEKAKTEYEVDVIGLGEVIREHHYDLWTTLVDNWDRGENYFSKSTVDVTVEANITSTGASNRIKQKGKRDE; encoded by the coding sequence TTGTTGAAGAGAAAGAAATTGATTCTCATCTCTTTGATAATCCCTATTTTTCTTACGGGATGCTGGGGAAGGGTTGAAATAGAGAATAGAGGATTTGTGATTGGTACTGCGATCGATTTAGAAGGGAAACAAGGAAATGAGAAATACGAATTACTGATGACCAATCAGCTAATAAATCCTGCTGCTGCAAGTACACCATCAAATGGAGGAGGAGGCGGACAAAAGGGATTTATCAATATTAGTGCTAAAAGTGAGAGTCTGTTTACTGCCTCACGAAAAATGAGAAGTAGCACAAATTTAATTCCTTATTACCAGCATTTAAAAGTAATATTGGTTTCTGAAGAAGTATTGAGCGAGCCCGGATTATTCTCCGATGTGATGGATGTATTTGTTAGAAATCATGAATTACGAAGAGGGGTAAAGGTATTTGTTACAGAAGAAGAGGCAAATAAAGTATTAGAATATGTTCCAGAAATTGAGAAAACACCTGCAATGTTCCTAGATAAGCTTACCGAGAACAGTAAAAATTCCGGGGTCCCTGAACCAAAAAAGGTTGATCGACTACAAAATAATTTTATTTACGAGCGGAGCTATTTTATTCCGCGTATTAAACTCGAAAGTAATGAAATTGTTTATGAGGATGCAGTAGTGGTACAGGGTTCTAATAATCAAATGGTGGGTATGCTTAATGCGGAGGAGACGAAAGGACTATTATATATTATCGATAATACAAAGGGAGGAAGTATTGAAACAAAATTTAATGGAAATTTAGTGGCAGTCGAAACCTCACGTACAAGACCGAAGATTACATTAACCAAAAAGGATAAGGAAAACCTTAGATTCTCTTTGAAGGTAAATTTTGAAGGCAGTATAGAAGAGCACTTCGGGAAAGTGAATGTATTGAAAGAGAAAACGATTGCGGAGATTGAAACGGCTGTAGAGAAGGATATAAAGAAAATGGTGGAGCGGACGATTGAAAAGGCGAAAACAGAATATGAGGTAGACGTGATTGGACTGGGCGAAGTGATTAGGGAGCATCACTATGATTTATGGACAACCTTAGTAGATAATTGGGATCGTGGGGAAAATTATTTTTCAAAAAGTACAGTGGATGTTACAGTCGAGGCAAATATTACTTCCACGGGTGCATCAAATCGGATCAAACAGAAGGGAAAACGTGATGAATAA
- a CDS encoding amidase — protein sequence MNQHTYLTLDATEMAELIKGKQVTPKELVEMAFAQLDKVNPTLNILTSSRKEKVLKEAESMVNEDAPFAGVPILLKNISQSLEGEPLTSGSKLLQSSISKHDSYFVKKFREAGFNFLGHTNTPEFGLKNITEPEFYGPTRNPWNPEYSPGGSSGGSAAAIAAGVVPLAGASDGGGSIRIPASFTGLFGLKPTRGRTPIGPGYGRSWQGASINFVLSRSVRDSAAMLDILQVVQPEAAYQTPLFPGSYVEQMKAAFDKPLRIAFTTNSPVGTPVSEDAKEAVMKTVKWLEQQGHHVEEKDNPVDGLQLMKDYYLMNSGEMHSTIRSLEKAIGQNITANDVEIESWVLSEAGKTVSAAEYSESLASWDVAAEQMANFHRMFDFYIMPATAETAPKVGELPLSAEEQAELIERIGKVNKEQQQQMVYDMFLPSLTYTPFTQLANLTGQPAISLPVHLADNGLPLGVQVMAQKGEEHRLLQLSAQLEQSDFWIGMKGNPYFNGVY from the coding sequence ATGAATCAACATACATACTTAACTTTAGATGCAACAGAAATGGCGGAACTGATTAAAGGGAAGCAAGTGACACCGAAAGAGCTAGTAGAAATGGCTTTTGCACAATTGGATAAAGTTAATCCGACATTGAATATATTGACGAGCTCAAGAAAGGAAAAAGTATTAAAAGAAGCGGAGAGTATGGTAAATGAGGATGCTCCATTTGCTGGTGTTCCGATCTTATTAAAAAATATTTCGCAAAGCTTAGAAGGTGAACCACTCACTTCTGGGTCGAAGCTTTTACAATCATCTATTTCCAAGCATGATTCATATTTTGTTAAAAAGTTCCGTGAAGCAGGGTTCAACTTTCTAGGGCACACGAATACTCCTGAATTCGGATTGAAAAATATTACGGAGCCAGAATTTTATGGACCGACAAGAAATCCATGGAATCCTGAATACTCTCCTGGAGGATCCAGTGGTGGATCAGCAGCTGCAATTGCAGCAGGTGTTGTGCCGCTAGCTGGTGCTAGTGATGGAGGAGGGTCGATTCGAATTCCAGCATCATTTACAGGATTGTTTGGATTAAAACCAACAAGAGGACGGACGCCGATTGGTCCTGGGTATGGTCGTTCTTGGCAAGGTGCCTCTATTAATTTTGTCTTAAGTAGAAGTGTTCGTGATAGTGCAGCAATGCTGGATATCCTTCAAGTTGTACAACCTGAAGCTGCATACCAAACGCCACTCTTCCCTGGAAGCTATGTGGAGCAAATGAAAGCAGCGTTCGATAAACCATTACGCATTGCCTTCACAACGAATTCACCAGTTGGGACACCGGTTTCAGAGGATGCCAAGGAAGCAGTTATGAAAACAGTAAAATGGCTTGAACAGCAAGGGCATCATGTAGAAGAAAAGGATAATCCAGTTGATGGCCTGCAGTTGATGAAAGATTATTATTTAATGAATAGCGGCGAAATGCATTCAACCATCCGCAGTTTAGAAAAAGCAATCGGACAAAATATCACTGCAAATGACGTGGAAATTGAATCTTGGGTCTTAAGTGAAGCTGGCAAAACCGTTAGTGCGGCAGAGTATTCAGAGAGTCTTGCATCATGGGATGTAGCAGCAGAGCAAATGGCTAATTTCCACCGAATGTTTGATTTTTATATTATGCCTGCAACGGCTGAAACAGCGCCAAAGGTTGGGGAGCTTCCTTTGTCAGCCGAAGAACAGGCTGAATTGATTGAACGGATTGGTAAAGTAAATAAAGAACAACAACAACAAATGGTATATGATATGTTCCTGCCAAGCTTGACGTATACACCATTTACCCAGCTTGCCAATTTAACTGGACAGCCTGCAATATCGTTACCTGTTCATTTAGCGGATAATGGCCTGCCACTAGGTGTACAAGTCATGGCACAAAAAGGGGAAGAGCATCGATTGTTACAGCTCTCTGCACAATTGGAACAGTCTGATTTTTGGATTGGGATGAAAGGCAATCCCTATTTCAATGGTGTTTATTGA
- a CDS encoding AAA family ATPase has translation MQKTQTYNEKIERVLLNINKVIIGKEEAATLSLVALLAGGHVLLEDVPGVGKTMLVRTIAKSLDCDFKRIQFTPDLLPSDITGVSIYNPKELEFEFRAGPILGNIILADEINRTSPKTQSSLLEAMEENSVTVDGQTIPLKTPFFVMATQNPIEYEGTYPLPEAQLDRFILKLRMGYPSYQDELEMLERTSRNHPIEAIHSVLNRDELISIQEEVKDVYIDRNVQQYIINLVTRTRENPSIYLGVSPRGSMALMKAAKAYAYIHDRNYVLPDDVKFLAPYVMAHRIILTSEAKYEGMTNEEIISSIVKTTHIPIRKEFLE, from the coding sequence ATGCAAAAGACGCAGACATATAATGAAAAGATTGAAAGAGTTTTATTAAATATAAATAAAGTGATTATTGGAAAAGAAGAAGCTGCAACGCTTAGTTTAGTCGCGCTGCTCGCCGGTGGACATGTATTGTTAGAAGACGTTCCGGGAGTAGGTAAGACAATGCTCGTTCGAACAATTGCAAAATCATTAGATTGTGATTTTAAGAGAATTCAATTCACCCCAGATTTATTACCATCCGATATTACAGGTGTTTCGATTTATAACCCTAAAGAACTGGAGTTTGAGTTTCGCGCAGGCCCAATCTTAGGGAATATTATACTTGCAGATGAAATCAATCGAACCTCGCCGAAGACACAATCCTCACTGCTCGAAGCAATGGAAGAGAACAGTGTGACAGTAGATGGCCAAACGATTCCCTTAAAAACACCTTTCTTTGTAATGGCAACCCAGAATCCAATCGAATACGAAGGAACATATCCACTCCCAGAAGCACAATTAGATCGGTTTATTTTAAAACTAAGAATGGGCTATCCTTCCTACCAGGATGAGCTGGAAATGCTTGAGCGCACATCAAGAAATCACCCAATTGAAGCAATTCATTCTGTTTTAAACAGGGATGAGCTAATATCCATTCAAGAGGAAGTTAAGGATGTTTATATTGATCGGAATGTACAACAATATATTATTAATCTTGTAACGAGAACGAGGGAAAATCCATCCATTTATTTAGGAGTCAGTCCGCGTGGCTCGATGGCATTAATGAAGGCTGCGAAGGCATATGCATATATCCATGATAGAAATTATGTTTTACCAGATGATGTGAAATTTCTAGCACCATATGTTATGGCACACCGGATTATTTTAACATCAGAGGCGAAATATGAAGGTATGACGAACGAAGAAATTATCTCTTCCATTGTTAAAACAACACATATTCCGATTCGAAAGGAATTTCTTGAATGA
- a CDS encoding DUF58 domain-containing protein, with amino-acid sequence MKALLKFISNFLFVIVAFIALFAYAMFQGGFVSWFLFYGFLPILFYHFCLLLYPIKNWKATRRLNHSVFHAGDGVKVTIELERSIPFPLFYCIVEEKLPRTLNRMDTRREKYHSMEKPKQLYSYRIVKRVIFPLFKRKVEISYKLSEVPRGEHQLTGIGVQTGDIFGFVKKESVFPIVDEFTAYPNERPLRIIERVSSFEHGSIASSVQNLKNTNVVTGVREYAPGDRFSWIDWKQTARKNAVMTKEFEQEKNTNMLVILDHCNYQGINSLAFEATIELTLSLMETIRKQATQVGLVSIGQDMKRFPIYDTTTSTVIKRHLTRLEPTGERPFSLMLKEKVKEISSGEIVIVITTHLDDFFKQTLQQMGQRINQVAVIFIQSAALISGKEHQIIKQFEFSNVGIQVLTEHQLVQNPIEVGLR; translated from the coding sequence ATGAAAGCATTGCTAAAATTCATTAGTAATTTTCTTTTTGTTATAGTTGCTTTCATTGCCTTATTTGCTTATGCAATGTTCCAAGGAGGATTTGTTAGCTGGTTCCTTTTTTATGGCTTCCTTCCAATACTTTTTTACCATTTCTGTTTATTGCTTTACCCGATAAAAAATTGGAAGGCAACACGACGACTAAATCATTCTGTTTTCCATGCAGGAGATGGAGTGAAGGTTACGATCGAATTAGAGCGGTCTATTCCTTTTCCATTATTCTATTGCATTGTGGAGGAAAAACTTCCGAGGACTTTAAATAGAATGGATACTCGTCGTGAAAAATATCATTCCATGGAAAAGCCGAAGCAATTATATAGTTATCGGATTGTGAAAAGAGTAATATTTCCATTATTTAAGCGGAAAGTGGAGATTTCCTACAAGCTTTCAGAGGTTCCTCGTGGAGAGCATCAGTTGACAGGTATTGGAGTGCAGACTGGTGATATATTCGGTTTTGTAAAAAAGGAAAGTGTTTTTCCTATTGTTGACGAGTTTACTGCATATCCGAATGAACGACCACTTCGAATTATTGAGAGGGTAAGCAGCTTTGAGCATGGTTCCATCGCTTCTTCTGTTCAAAATTTAAAGAACACGAATGTTGTAACAGGAGTTCGTGAATATGCGCCTGGTGATCGGTTTTCTTGGATTGATTGGAAACAGACTGCCAGGAAAAATGCGGTCATGACAAAGGAATTTGAACAGGAGAAGAACACCAATATGCTTGTCATTCTAGACCATTGCAATTATCAAGGGATAAATTCTTTAGCATTTGAAGCAACAATTGAATTAACACTTTCCTTAATGGAGACGATTCGCAAACAGGCGACACAAGTTGGGTTGGTATCAATCGGTCAAGATATGAAACGATTTCCAATCTATGATACAACGACAAGTACTGTAATAAAAAGGCATTTAACAAGACTGGAACCCACAGGTGAAAGACCATTTTCGTTGATGCTAAAAGAAAAAGTAAAAGAGATAAGCAGTGGGGAGATTGTGATTGTAATCACCACGCATTTAGATGACTTCTTCAAACAAACGCTGCAGCAAATGGGCCAGCGAATCAATCAAGTAGCTGTTATCTTTATACAATCTGCAGCACTGATTTCGGGAAAAGAACATCAGATTATCAAGCAGTTTGAGTTTTCAAATGTTGGTATTCAAGTTTTGACGGAACACCAATTAGTGCAGAATCCAATTGAGGTGGGCTTAAGATGA